The Paenibacillus tianjinensis genome has a window encoding:
- a CDS encoding C40 family peptidase, with translation MKKNFAILLLSTSLAISIFGVQSTTSSAASYTSQESISTVRNSIISKGMTYLGTPYEFGSSRSNTRTFDCSDFVRQAYLEGAGITLPSNSRTQGAYIKSKGSYTTNWKSLKPGDIMFFMSYRGNKASDYQGINRNTARITHNGIYLGNGKILQTYSKKSGGVRIDTIEGTQWEKRFLFGGSVLRK, from the coding sequence ATGAAAAAGAATTTTGCCATTTTATTGCTTTCTACCTCTCTGGCAATCAGTATATTCGGTGTGCAATCGACGACGTCATCCGCAGCTAGTTATACTTCGCAAGAGTCTATAAGTACTGTAAGGAATAGTATCATCTCCAAAGGAATGACATACTTAGGTACCCCGTATGAATTTGGATCCAGTAGAAGTAATACTAGAACCTTTGATTGCTCTGATTTCGTTAGACAAGCCTATCTTGAAGGGGCAGGAATCACTTTACCCTCTAATTCGAGAACTCAAGGTGCCTACATCAAGAGCAAAGGGTCTTATACAACAAATTGGAAAAGCCTAAAGCCTGGAGATATTATGTTCTTTATGTCTTACCGTGGAAATAAAGCTTCAGATTATCAAGGAATTAATAGAAATACAGCACGAATTACTCATAATGGAATCTATCTGGGAAACGGAAAAATCCTACAAACCTACTCAAAAAAATCGGGTGGAGTTCGAATCGATACGATAGAGGGCACTCAATGGGAAAAACGCTTTCTTTTCGGAGGAAGTGTTTTAAGAAAGTAA
- a CDS encoding YVTN family beta-propeller repeat protein, producing the protein MRKKWMNVLTVAFLSVSITACGSAQKNSSDPTPSATTATNAKPTTGTSNSQNSSPVILYTADEGGSITKIDATTYKVIKSIDIDGSVHNVQISPDGKTVGVTVVPTMGEMEEGAENEQSEHEMNGYAYFFSTSSDELIQKVEVGAHPAHIVFTNDGKYVLVTNNEGNDASVIDAKSLKIVNSIPTGTGPHGFRISTDSKYAYIANMAEDTVSVLDLDAMNEKQKISVGNTPVTTGITSDGKILVVPLNAENAAAVVDLDSSNITKVPVGNGPAQVYISADNKYAVIANQGTEENPSHSISKIDLVTKQVTATTETGTGAHGVVINPDGSKIFVTNMFDNTVTVIDNETNQVITTINVGATPNGISITP; encoded by the coding sequence ATGAGAAAAAAGTGGATGAATGTCCTCACCGTAGCCTTTTTAAGTGTTAGCATTACTGCCTGTGGATCGGCGCAAAAGAATAGTTCAGATCCGACTCCATCTGCAACTACTGCAACAAATGCTAAACCTACTACCGGTACCTCGAATTCCCAAAATAGCTCACCAGTGATTTTATATACTGCTGATGAAGGTGGTAGTATTACTAAAATTGATGCAACCACATACAAAGTCATTAAGTCGATCGATATTGACGGTTCGGTTCATAACGTACAAATTTCACCCGATGGGAAAACGGTAGGAGTTACAGTGGTTCCTACTATGGGGGAGATGGAAGAGGGAGCAGAGAACGAGCAAAGTGAACATGAAATGAATGGGTATGCTTATTTTTTTAGCACATCATCAGACGAACTAATTCAAAAAGTTGAGGTCGGGGCTCATCCGGCTCATATTGTGTTCACAAATGATGGGAAGTATGTATTGGTTACGAATAATGAAGGAAACGATGCATCTGTAATTGATGCCAAGTCCTTAAAAATAGTAAATTCCATTCCAACCGGAACGGGACCGCATGGATTTAGAATATCCACAGACAGCAAATATGCCTATATAGCAAATATGGCCGAAGACACGGTAAGTGTGTTGGACTTGGATGCTATGAATGAAAAACAAAAAATCAGTGTAGGTAATACACCTGTAACGACGGGAATCACGAGTGATGGAAAAATCCTTGTCGTTCCATTAAACGCAGAAAATGCAGCCGCTGTAGTAGATTTGGATTCTTCTAACATTACAAAAGTGCCTGTCGGTAATGGCCCTGCTCAGGTATACATTTCTGCTGATAATAAATATGCCGTAATAGCGAACCAAGGTACAGAAGAAAATCCGTCACATAGCATTTCAAAAATTGATCTCGTGACAAAACAAGTAACAGCAACGACAGAGACAGGCACAGGGGCGCATGGTGTAGTCATCAACCCGGATGGCAGCAAGATCTTTGTGACGAATATGTTCGATAACACCGTAACAGTGATCGATAATGAAACAAATCAAGTAATTACAACAATCAACGTAGGCGCGACTCCGAATGGTATCAGTATTACTCCATAA
- the lgt gene encoding prolipoprotein diacylglyceryl transferase, with the protein MRVILFEVAGLSIRSYGVIVGLAVLLAIGVAYYLARGTNYQKHILNLVFYVIFSAIIGARIWHVFFFQWGYYSKHLGEIFAIWNGGISIQGALIGGFIAAAYYARKEKISFWGLADILAPAIIFGQAVGRIACFLNGDAFGAPTGTGFGIVYPEGTIAFERYGSVPLWPAEIWEGQLDLIVFGILLVLKNIKLPKGGQFLSYNIMYALVRFSMEFLRGDSPRYALGWTAGQWTSMSILVISLSVFLYFFTRNQVKETVHRV; encoded by the coding sequence TTGAGAGTAATCTTATTCGAAGTTGCAGGACTTTCGATTAGATCCTATGGCGTAATAGTAGGGTTGGCAGTGCTACTTGCGATAGGTGTTGCATATTATTTAGCTCGAGGGACCAACTATCAAAAACATATATTGAATCTAGTCTTCTACGTAATATTTAGTGCAATAATCGGCGCAAGAATATGGCATGTATTCTTTTTTCAGTGGGGTTATTATTCAAAACATTTGGGGGAAATATTCGCGATTTGGAATGGTGGCATTTCAATCCAGGGAGCGTTAATAGGTGGTTTTATTGCGGCAGCTTATTATGCGCGGAAAGAGAAGATTTCTTTTTGGGGACTTGCGGATATTCTAGCGCCGGCAATCATATTTGGACAAGCTGTCGGCCGAATTGCCTGCTTTTTAAATGGAGATGCATTTGGGGCCCCGACCGGGACTGGCTTCGGAATTGTTTATCCAGAAGGGACTATAGCTTTCGAGCGCTATGGTTCAGTTCCGTTATGGCCTGCTGAAATATGGGAAGGTCAGCTTGACTTAATCGTCTTTGGTATTCTTCTAGTCTTGAAGAATATAAAGTTGCCTAAAGGTGGACAATTTTTAAGTTATAATATTATGTATGCCCTGGTCCGGTTTTCTATGGAATTTCTGCGTGGAGATTCACCGCGTTATGCGTTAGGCTGGACAGCAGGTCAGTGGACGAGTATGAGTATTCTTGTTATTTCTCTGTCTGTGTTCCTTTATTTCTTCACAAGGAACCAGGTGAAAGAGACAGTACATAGGGTGTAA
- a CDS encoding methyl-accepting chemotaxis protein has product MKLSSKLILYISLFILILIVSFSTYAIANMNAQVTHLAEQKMVSNTKLATALLDVKFPGEWTLKDGKLFKGEVSIEGNHDVALFVGALTGDDIVIFKGEKGVAASSKGSHNMNITEIILESNVKSIVLGGKSYVGEAHDGTEMAVYEPIRSSDGTVIGAFHISMGKEMYNQAISRFKVKMIVFTMIGLLIALFLTALFTRKLTAPLRQVTIMAERVANGDLSITDIPVTSKDELGILSRAFNLMTHNLHTLVSKAQQAADEVHKVSGVVQMHINGVGDSSLEIDRTLQSILQGASKQVEGMNQSMEAVEHIQISIQEIVQRSSQVASASENMVVHADQGNDWLLSIISVINHLNASITHVASKIQQLSDSSGSIGNIATVITDLSSQTHLLSLNASIEAARAGEAGRGFSVVADEVKKLAEQSENSAQEIRILIEKVQHITSEAAEGMNTSLVQLTAGNQHLISAGKSFEQIIISSQHVASQNQNVYQATRQMSTDSHYISDSVADVTTIAEHTSSRIQGVVQTSDMQSQMVNQISGALENMSQSVDQLLKSIRIFKL; this is encoded by the coding sequence ATGAAGTTATCCAGCAAACTGATTCTATATATAAGCCTTTTCATTTTAATACTCATCGTTTCCTTCAGTACTTATGCCATCGCGAATATGAATGCCCAGGTTACCCACCTCGCAGAACAAAAGATGGTGTCTAACACAAAGTTAGCGACTGCACTGCTAGATGTTAAATTTCCCGGAGAATGGACGCTGAAGGATGGGAAGTTGTTTAAAGGCGAGGTCTCTATAGAGGGAAATCATGACGTTGCTTTGTTCGTTGGCGCATTAACTGGTGATGATATTGTAATTTTTAAAGGCGAGAAGGGTGTAGCTGCATCGTCTAAGGGTAGCCATAATATGAACATCACAGAAATAATACTTGAGTCGAACGTAAAATCCATCGTCTTAGGTGGAAAGTCGTATGTAGGTGAAGCGCATGATGGAACTGAAATGGCGGTCTATGAACCCATTAGATCCTCAGACGGAACTGTAATTGGGGCGTTCCATATTAGTATGGGCAAGGAAATGTATAATCAGGCAATTAGTCGTTTTAAAGTAAAAATGATTGTATTTACGATGATCGGACTCCTTATCGCTTTATTCCTCACCGCTCTTTTCACAAGAAAATTAACCGCACCCTTAAGACAAGTCACTATCATGGCGGAACGAGTTGCAAATGGCGATCTTAGTATCACAGATATCCCCGTCACTTCTAAGGATGAGTTGGGTATCCTTTCGAGAGCATTTAATCTAATGACTCATAACTTACATACACTAGTGTCTAAGGCTCAGCAGGCCGCGGATGAGGTACATAAAGTTTCTGGTGTTGTTCAAATGCATATCAATGGCGTAGGAGATTCATCACTTGAGATCGATCGTACCTTGCAATCCATACTCCAAGGTGCATCCAAACAGGTTGAGGGCATGAATCAAAGTATGGAGGCCGTTGAACATATCCAAATTAGCATACAAGAAATCGTTCAAAGGTCATCACAAGTCGCCAGTGCATCGGAAAATATGGTTGTGCATGCGGATCAAGGCAACGATTGGCTTCTAAGCATCATTTCTGTAATCAACCATTTGAACGCATCCATCACACATGTAGCTAGTAAAATACAACAATTATCGGATAGCTCAGGCAGTATCGGGAACATTGCGACCGTTATTACCGATTTATCCTCACAGACCCATTTGCTGTCGTTGAATGCTTCCATTGAGGCTGCGCGTGCAGGAGAAGCTGGGAGAGGATTTTCTGTGGTTGCAGATGAAGTGAAAAAACTAGCTGAGCAGTCTGAAAACTCAGCCCAAGAAATAAGAATACTCATTGAAAAGGTTCAACATATCACCAGTGAAGCAGCCGAAGGGATGAACACAAGTTTAGTTCAATTAACAGCGGGGAACCAGCACCTAATCTCTGCAGGGAAATCCTTCGAACAGATCATTATCTCCTCTCAACATGTAGCTTCTCAGAATCAAAATGTATATCAAGCAACAAGACAAATGTCAACAGATTCTCACTACATTTCTGATTCTGTTGCGGATGTGACTACGATTGCCGAACACACTTCTTCTCGTATTCAAGGTGTGGTCCAAACTTCGGATATGCAAAGTCAAATGGTTAACCAGATATCAGGGGCTCTTGAAAACATGTCCCAATCGGTTGACCAATTGCTAAAGTCTATCCGTATCTTCAAACTGTAG
- a CDS encoding metal-sensitive transcriptional regulator has protein sequence MEQSVEQTASHGHHRKSHHSDQTKANLMTRLNRIEGQIRGVKGMIEKDTYCDDVLNQIAAIQSALNSVGKMVLEGHMKSCVIERIQSGEHEVIDEILVTMNKLMK, from the coding sequence ATGGAACAATCAGTGGAACAGACTGCATCTCATGGACATCATCGAAAAAGTCATCATTCTGATCAAACGAAGGCCAATCTAATGACCCGGTTAAACCGGATTGAGGGTCAAATTCGTGGGGTTAAAGGGATGATAGAAAAAGATACCTATTGCGATGACGTTCTAAATCAAATTGCGGCGATTCAGTCGGCTCTCAATAGCGTAGGGAAAATGGTTCTGGAAGGTCATATGAAAAGCTGCGTGATTGAACGAATCCAATCCGGCGAACATGAAGTGATTGATGAGATTCTGGTTACCATGAATAAATTAATGAAATAA
- a CDS encoding copper ion binding protein, whose protein sequence is MKNETLHVEGMSCGHCVKSVEGAVKNIGADAKVNLEKKTVEVVFDESSVSLEAIKNAIEEQGYDVV, encoded by the coding sequence ATGAAGAACGAAACATTACATGTAGAAGGAATGTCTTGCGGACATTGTGTAAAAAGTGTTGAAGGAGCCGTTAAAAACATTGGGGCTGATGCAAAAGTGAACCTGGAGAAAAAGACAGTTGAGGTCGTTTTTGATGAATCTAGTGTATCCTTGGAAGCCATAAAGAATGCCATCGAAGAGCAAGGTTACGATGTCGTCTAA
- a CDS encoding heavy metal translocating P-type ATPase — MSSTISKSEEQTTLQITGMTCAACANRIEKGLRKMDGVTEANVNFALERATLTFDPKRATIPQMQEQIEHLGYGTVKQTTDFQITGMTCAACANRIEKGLNKMPGVVTANVNLALETARVEYDPATVTLEDMQKKVEQLGYKAMPKEGQQDASAHKQKEISKQKRRFIISALLSLPLLWSMISHFSFLSWIWMPMIFMDPWFQLILATPVQFYIGGHFYVGAYKALRNKSANMDVLVALGTSAAYFYSLYLTLEWVQAGAGAHGPEMYYETSSILITLVILGKLFEALAKGRTSEAIKTLMGLQAKTALVVRDGQEMTIPVEEVVAGDIVIVKPGEKIPVDGEVVEGASSVDEAMLTGESLPVEKRTGDPVIGATINKNGVLRIQATKVGKETALAQIIKVVEEAQGSKAPIQRVADAISGIFVPIVVAISVLAFIAWFVWITPGEFANALEIAIAILVIACPCALGLATPTSIMAGSGRAAESGILFKGGEHLEATHRINTIILDKTGTVTKGKPELTDVVVSGWMETDLLALVGAAEKNSEHPLAEAIVAGIIAKGIQLPRTDTFEAIPGHGIKANVMGKEILVGTRKLMAQFQVSINHAQDQMDQLEQAGKTAMLIAVDRQYAGIVAVADTIKETSAQAVKRLNDMGIEVIMITGDNHRTAEAIAKQVGITRVLAEVLPEGKADEVKKLQAQGKKVAMVGDGINDAPALAMADIGMAMGTGTDVAMEAADVTLMRGDLNSIPDAIYMSRKTMGNIRQNLFWALAYNSIGIPIAAIGLLAPWVAGAAMALSSVSVVLNALRLQRVKL, encoded by the coding sequence ATGAGTTCAACGATATCTAAAAGTGAGGAGCAAACAACCTTACAGATCACAGGAATGACTTGTGCTGCTTGTGCCAACCGGATCGAGAAAGGATTAAGAAAAATGGATGGGGTGACGGAAGCAAATGTGAATTTCGCCTTGGAACGGGCGACTTTGACGTTTGATCCCAAACGTGCAACCATTCCGCAAATGCAAGAACAGATTGAACATTTAGGCTACGGCACTGTAAAGCAAACCACGGATTTCCAAATCACTGGGATGACATGCGCCGCTTGCGCCAATCGGATTGAAAAGGGATTAAACAAAATGCCCGGTGTTGTAACGGCAAATGTTAATCTTGCCCTTGAAACAGCCCGGGTCGAGTACGACCCAGCGACTGTTACTTTGGAAGACATGCAAAAAAAGGTGGAGCAACTCGGGTATAAGGCCATGCCGAAGGAAGGGCAGCAGGACGCCTCCGCACATAAACAAAAAGAAATCTCTAAACAAAAAAGACGGTTTATCATTTCAGCCCTTCTCTCTTTACCATTACTATGGTCCATGATCAGCCACTTCTCGTTCCTATCTTGGATTTGGATGCCTATGATTTTCATGGACCCTTGGTTCCAACTGATTTTGGCTACACCAGTTCAATTTTATATCGGTGGCCATTTCTATGTTGGTGCGTATAAAGCGCTGCGTAATAAAAGTGCCAATATGGACGTTCTGGTAGCCCTCGGGACTTCGGCAGCATACTTCTATAGCCTCTATTTGACGCTCGAATGGGTTCAAGCCGGTGCGGGGGCTCATGGACCGGAAATGTACTATGAGACCAGCTCTATCTTGATTACACTGGTCATCCTCGGGAAATTGTTCGAGGCTCTTGCCAAAGGAAGAACGTCTGAAGCGATTAAAACACTGATGGGTCTTCAAGCCAAGACGGCATTGGTTGTTCGCGATGGACAGGAAATGACTATCCCTGTCGAAGAAGTCGTGGCCGGTGACATCGTAATCGTAAAACCAGGGGAGAAAATCCCGGTTGACGGCGAGGTGGTGGAGGGGGCTTCTTCCGTAGATGAGGCTATGTTAACTGGAGAAAGCCTGCCGGTTGAGAAAAGAACGGGAGATCCTGTCATTGGTGCAACGATTAACAAGAACGGAGTACTTCGAATTCAAGCGACCAAAGTCGGAAAAGAAACGGCCCTGGCTCAGATTATTAAAGTGGTTGAAGAGGCCCAAGGTTCCAAAGCTCCTATTCAACGTGTAGCAGATGCCATTTCAGGTATATTTGTTCCGATCGTCGTAGCGATCTCGGTTCTTGCGTTTATCGCTTGGTTTGTTTGGATTACGCCAGGAGAGTTTGCAAACGCACTGGAGATTGCGATTGCGATACTCGTCATTGCTTGTCCTTGTGCCCTGGGACTTGCGACACCGACTTCCATTATGGCAGGTTCAGGAAGAGCCGCAGAGTCGGGAATCCTGTTTAAAGGCGGTGAACACCTAGAAGCTACCCACCGCATTAATACCATCATCTTAGATAAAACCGGAACGGTGACAAAAGGCAAACCGGAACTGACTGACGTCGTGGTTTCCGGCTGGATGGAAACAGATCTGCTGGCCCTTGTCGGCGCGGCAGAGAAGAACTCCGAGCATCCTCTGGCTGAAGCTATAGTTGCTGGGATTATCGCTAAGGGTATCCAATTGCCGAGAACGGACACGTTTGAAGCGATACCTGGGCATGGTATTAAGGCAAATGTGATGGGCAAGGAAATTCTCGTGGGTACGAGAAAACTCATGGCTCAGTTTCAAGTGTCCATCAATCATGCGCAAGATCAGATGGACCAACTGGAGCAGGCAGGCAAAACAGCCATGCTGATTGCTGTAGATCGGCAGTATGCCGGTATAGTAGCGGTTGCAGATACCATTAAGGAAACCTCGGCACAGGCTGTTAAACGGCTTAATGACATGGGGATCGAAGTCATTATGATTACGGGTGATAACCATCGAACAGCTGAAGCAATTGCCAAGCAGGTTGGAATTACGCGTGTATTGGCTGAAGTTCTCCCCGAAGGTAAAGCAGATGAAGTAAAGAAATTACAGGCTCAAGGGAAAAAAGTCGCAATGGTCGGAGACGGCATCAATGATGCTCCCGCCCTTGCCATGGCGGATATTGGAATGGCGATGGGTACAGGAACAGATGTAGCGATGGAAGCTGCTGACGTAACTCTCATGCGAGGAGATCTCAATAGTATTCCGGATGCGATCTATATGAGTCGAAAAACGATGGGGAATATTCGGCAAAACCTGTTCTGGGCGCTTGCGTATAATTCTATCGGTATCCCGATAGCGGCGATTGGTTTGCTTGCACCTTGGGTTGCTGGAGCAGCTATGGCATTAAGTTCAGTTTCTGTGGTTCTGAATGCGCTTCGGTTGCAGCGTGTTAAATTGTAA
- a CDS encoding four-helix bundle copper-binding protein: MLLANSATPKHYTHCIEACLKCAQACEECFSACLKETDVQARTSMIKMLNDCAEICLQAAQLMSRDSMFAKASCELCAMVCEACAKDCEAFKDAHCQECAKFCRECAEACRQMARA; encoded by the coding sequence ATGTTACTTGCCAACTCCGCTACTCCAAAGCACTATACGCATTGTATTGAAGCCTGCCTAAAATGTGCACAGGCTTGCGAAGAATGTTTTTCAGCATGCCTAAAAGAGACTGATGTTCAAGCAAGAACCTCAATGATCAAGATGCTGAACGATTGCGCAGAAATCTGCCTTCAGGCAGCTCAATTAATGAGCAGAGACAGTATGTTTGCGAAGGCAAGTTGCGAGCTGTGTGCCATGGTTTGCGAAGCATGCGCCAAAGATTGTGAAGCGTTTAAAGATGCCCATTGTCAAGAATGCGCAAAATTCTGCCGCGAATGTGCAGAAGCTTGCCGGCAGATGGCAAGAGCGTAA